One window from the genome of Oryctolagus cuniculus chromosome 1, mOryCun1.1, whole genome shotgun sequence encodes:
- the LOC100342427 gene encoding transcription initiation factor TFIID subunit 9B-like, with amino-acid sequence MESGKMAPPKNAPTDSLVMAQILKDMGITEYEPRVINQMLEFAFRYVTTILDDAKIYSSHAKKPNVDADDVRLAIQCRADQSFTSPPPRDFLLDIARQKNQTPLPLIKPYAGPRLPPYRYCLTAPNYRLKSLIKKGPNQGRLVPRLNVGAVNSRPTTPTVATPQTVSVPNKVATPVSMTSQRVTVQIPPSQSAPVKPGNMIGAGSEICE; translated from the exons ATGGAGTCGGGCAAGATGGCACCTCCCAAGAACGCTCCGACAGATTCTTTGGTGATGGCACAGATCCTGAAGGATATGGGAATCACGGAGTATGAACCAAGGGTCATAAATCAAATGTTGGAATTTGCTTTCCGATATGTGACTACAATTCTGGATGATGCAAAAATTTATTCAAGCCATGCTAAGAAACCTAATGTTGATGCAGATGATGTGAGACTGGCAATCCAGTGTCGTGCTGACCAGTCTTTTACCTCTCCTCCTCCAAGAGATTTCTTGCTGGATATTGcaagacagaaaaatcaaacCCCTTTGCCACTAATTAAACCATATGCAGGACCCAGACTTCCACCTTATAGATACTGCTTAACAGCTCCAAACTACAGGCTGAAGTCCTTAATTAAAAAGGGACCTAACCAAGGCCGACTAGTTCCACGATTAAATGTTGGTGCTGTCAATAGCAGGCCTACCACTCCTACTGT AGCAACCCCACAAACAGTGTCTGTCCCAAATAAAGTTGCAACTCCAGTGTCAATGACAAGCCAAAGAGTTACAGTGCAGATTCCACCTTCTCAGTCCGCACCTGTCAAACCAGGTAACATGATTGGGGCGGGGAGTGAAATTTGTGAATAA